A portion of the Flavobacterium limnophilum genome contains these proteins:
- a CDS encoding MFS transporter yields the protein MKSNNQKLSILEKIGYGSGDAAVNVVISSMFLIITFFYTDIFGLKPKDMALLFLLVRFIDAVADPIMGLITDKFTSKWGRYRPYFLFLSVPFGLSVFLTFTTPEFDYTGKLIYAYVTYIFVNLMFTSVTIPYISLIGVLTSDSKERLTANGYRLFFAKIAAFLVSIVVPILAENLGKNDLARGYQLAMGIMALLGTLLFLFCFFTTKERVEHEVDKKPVSEQLKLLFKNGQWTLLFGVCFFGTVGYVIRGSVAIFYAKYFLGGDASVQSTFMATGVTAAILAMPVSTYITKHYCKIKLFKWTQLAVGAISLVMFFFVKPGDMALAYVIYFILSFVVDLHAPVFWSAISEAVDYGHAETGKRVSGLSFGGISFAQKAGMGVAGAAVGYLLDFFEYSPDGVQNETTLIGLALMLTIIPGVFHVIMGGLMFRYKITDAYYETIKKKLNI from the coding sequence ATGAAATCAAACAATCAAAAATTAAGCATCCTCGAAAAAATCGGATACGGATCAGGCGATGCAGCAGTGAATGTCGTAATCTCTTCGATGTTTCTTATAATCACGTTTTTTTACACCGACATTTTTGGCTTAAAACCCAAAGACATGGCGTTATTATTTCTTTTAGTACGATTTATCGATGCCGTTGCCGATCCAATAATGGGACTGATAACAGACAAATTCACTTCCAAATGGGGACGCTACAGACCGTATTTCCTTTTCCTGTCGGTGCCTTTTGGTCTCTCTGTTTTTTTGACATTTACAACACCCGAATTTGATTATACAGGCAAATTGATTTACGCCTACGTAACTTATATATTTGTTAACCTGATGTTTACATCGGTAACAATCCCTTATATTTCATTGATTGGCGTATTGACAAGCGACTCAAAAGAGCGTTTAACCGCAAACGGATATAGACTTTTCTTTGCAAAAATTGCAGCTTTTCTAGTTTCTATCGTGGTGCCAATTTTGGCCGAGAATTTGGGTAAAAATGATTTGGCCAGAGGATATCAGTTAGCAATGGGTATTATGGCGCTTCTGGGAACCCTACTGTTTTTATTCTGCTTTTTCACAACCAAAGAGCGTGTAGAACATGAAGTCGATAAAAAACCGGTATCAGAACAATTGAAATTGCTTTTCAAAAATGGTCAATGGACACTTTTATTCGGCGTTTGTTTCTTTGGTACGGTAGGTTATGTTATTCGTGGATCGGTAGCCATTTTCTATGCAAAATACTTCCTTGGAGGCGATGCCAGCGTCCAGTCCACATTTATGGCGACAGGTGTAACTGCAGCAATATTGGCGATGCCTGTTTCCACATACATTACCAAACATTACTGTAAAATAAAACTGTTTAAATGGACACAACTAGCAGTTGGTGCCATAAGTTTAGTGATGTTCTTTTTCGTTAAACCCGGAGATATGGCATTGGCTTACGTGATTTATTTTATATTATCCTTTGTTGTCGATTTGCATGCGCCCGTGTTTTGGTCAGCTATATCAGAAGCTGTGGATTACGGTCACGCCGAAACCGGCAAACGTGTTTCTGGACTTTCGTTTGGAGGAATTTCATTTGCCCAAAAAGCAGGAATGGGTGTTGCAGGAGCCGCAGTAGGTTATTTGTTAGACTTTTTTGAATATAGCCCAGATGGTGTTCAAAATGAAACTACTTTAATTGGACTTGCACTGATGTTAACGATTATTCCAGGCGTATTCCATGTAATTATGGGAGGGCTAATGTTTCGTTATAAAATTACCGATGCCTATTATGAAACGATAAAAAAGAAATTGAATATTTAA
- a CDS encoding glycoside hydrolase family 43 protein, which translates to MDTTRKNSPIVEQRADPFVYKHTDGYYYFTGSVPSYDSIELRRAKSLNELQEAETFNVWKKHDSGPMSQHVWAPEIHYLDGKWYVYFAASEADDIWKLRPYVLECKGQNPLKDQWIELGQMQAADGDYKTFIDFSLDGTVFENNGKRYFCWAEKTGGQFAASNLYLAEMESPIKLKTAQFMLTTPDYDWERIGFWVNEGPAVLKNNGKIYITFSASATGACYCMGMMEADENSDLLDRNSWKKSRYPVLETDYERKIFGPGHNSFTVAEGGTTPLSIYHARDYEEIVGDPLYDPNRHARVMIVKFDETGKPKFEFQ; encoded by the coding sequence ATGGATACAACTAGAAAAAACTCCCCAATTGTCGAACAACGAGCCGATCCGTTTGTTTACAAACACACCGATGGATATTATTATTTTACGGGTTCTGTGCCTTCCTACGATTCGATCGAGCTAAGAAGAGCCAAGTCATTAAATGAATTGCAAGAAGCAGAAACATTCAATGTTTGGAAAAAACACGATTCAGGCCCCATGAGCCAGCATGTTTGGGCTCCCGAAATTCATTATTTGGACGGAAAATGGTATGTTTATTTTGCCGCCAGTGAAGCAGACGACATCTGGAAATTAAGACCCTATGTGCTGGAATGCAAAGGGCAAAATCCGTTGAAAGACCAATGGATTGAACTCGGTCAAATGCAAGCGGCAGATGGTGATTACAAAACATTTATTGATTTTTCCTTGGATGGTACCGTTTTTGAAAATAACGGAAAAAGATATTTCTGTTGGGCCGAAAAAACAGGAGGACAATTTGCGGCTTCCAACTTATATTTAGCCGAAATGGAATCTCCCATCAAGTTAAAAACGGCTCAATTCATGCTTACAACGCCGGATTATGATTGGGAAAGAATTGGATTTTGGGTAAATGAAGGGCCAGCAGTCCTAAAAAATAACGGAAAAATTTATATCACGTTTTCTGCAAGTGCCACAGGTGCCTGTTATTGCATGGGCATGATGGAAGCAGATGAAAACTCCGATTTGCTGGATAGAAACTCTTGGAAAAAATCCAGATACCCCGTATTGGAAACTGACTATGAAAGAAAAATATTTGGACCGGGACACAACAGTTTCACGGTTGCAGAGGGCGGCACAACGCCATTGAGCATCTATCACGCCAGAGATTATGAAGAAATTGTCGGAGATCCATTGTATGATCCCAACAGACATGCAAGAGTCATGATCGTCAAATTTGACGAAACGGGAAAACCAAAATTTGAATTTCAATAA